A genome region from Myxococcota bacterium includes the following:
- a CDS encoding acetyl-CoA C-acyltransferase has translation MLHDVVILSRARTPIGSFNGGLSRFSAPELGAAALKVAVERAGLSGNDIGEVLMGQVLTAGVGQAPARQAALRAEIPASVPCTTVNKVCGSGLKAVMLGAQAILLGEAQIVAAGGMESMTQAPYLLPKARFGYRLGSGQVLDAILQDGLSDPYTQAHMGTFGDQCAAEFAFSRADQDDFAKISYERALNAHKNGYFKNELAFIGIEEDEEPKNYKPEKMPVLKPAFGPSGTVTVANASKINDGAAALVLASGTEAQKRGLKPLAKIIGTGTFAQEPARFTTAPIGAIQKAVQNAGILLSDIEYFEINEAFSTVTMACTKELNLSAERVNVWGGAVALGHPIGSSGARILCTLISVLQHHQAKYGCAAICLGGGEAVAVIVENMLLSK, from the coding sequence ATGCTTCACGACGTAGTCATTCTTTCTCGCGCTCGGACGCCTATTGGTAGTTTCAATGGCGGCTTGAGCCGGTTTTCGGCGCCCGAGTTAGGGGCCGCGGCTTTGAAGGTGGCGGTTGAACGGGCGGGTCTAAGTGGAAATGATATCGGCGAAGTCTTGATGGGTCAGGTGCTAACGGCTGGTGTTGGGCAGGCGCCGGCTCGGCAGGCGGCTTTGCGGGCGGAGATTCCTGCCTCGGTTCCCTGTACGACTGTTAATAAGGTCTGTGGTTCGGGGCTTAAAGCAGTCATGTTGGGTGCGCAGGCGATTTTATTGGGAGAGGCGCAAATTGTGGCGGCAGGGGGCATGGAGTCTATGACTCAGGCGCCTTATCTTTTACCTAAGGCCAGGTTTGGATATCGACTTGGCAGCGGGCAGGTTTTGGATGCCATCTTACAAGATGGCTTGTCGGATCCTTATACGCAGGCTCATATGGGAACTTTTGGGGACCAATGCGCGGCTGAATTCGCATTCTCGCGCGCGGACCAAGATGATTTTGCAAAGATTTCTTATGAAAGAGCTTTGAATGCTCATAAGAATGGCTATTTCAAGAACGAACTTGCTTTCATTGGTATCGAAGAAGATGAAGAGCCCAAGAATTACAAGCCGGAAAAGATGCCAGTATTAAAGCCCGCTTTCGGACCAAGCGGCACGGTTACGGTCGCAAACGCTTCAAAAATAAACGATGGTGCGGCAGCGTTGGTGCTTGCTAGCGGCACAGAAGCTCAAAAGCGTGGTTTAAAGCCCCTGGCTAAGATTATTGGCACAGGCACTTTCGCGCAGGAGCCAGCTAGATTTACAACCGCACCGATTGGGGCGATTCAAAAGGCCGTTCAAAATGCCGGCATATTGCTGAGCGATATTGAATATTTTGAGATTAACGAAGCGTTTTCAACTGTCACCATGGCCTGCACTAAAGAATTGAATCTTAGCGCAGAGCGAGTCAATGTTTGGGGCGGCGCGGTGGCTTTGGGGCATCCTATTGGGAGCTCTGGGGCACGAATTTTATGTACTTTGATTTCTGTTTTGCAGCACCATCAGGCAAAATATGGCTGTGCGGCCATTTGCTTAGGCGGTGGTGAAGCGGTCGCGGTTATTGTTGAGAATATGCTGTTATCAAAATGA
- a CDS encoding FliG C-terminal domain-containing protein, which produces MSQTLLHDQSFEIVEPPQAVAIPMVHPQIDQDLTWWIAGGAAGFFVLLALLLMLRPKKRPKKPAPVKQADILPLPKAPEPMPITAMPRPPVVKKPNSKVQSLLDKYDFNLANIESLAPQQIVNAAKEVTAERLALALLGCTPEIADGILNAFELSERELIKNQMAELSEAPVQKVIEAKKDLLARLKKLKPQSS; this is translated from the coding sequence ATGAGTCAGACCCTTTTACACGACCAGTCTTTCGAAATTGTTGAGCCGCCTCAGGCGGTGGCGATACCTATGGTTCACCCTCAGATTGATCAAGATTTGACCTGGTGGATTGCAGGCGGCGCGGCTGGTTTTTTTGTATTGCTGGCGCTTTTGCTAATGCTGCGGCCTAAAAAGCGCCCAAAAAAGCCCGCTCCAGTTAAGCAGGCCGATATACTGCCGCTGCCTAAGGCGCCGGAGCCAATGCCAATTACCGCCATGCCAAGACCGCCAGTGGTTAAAAAGCCGAATTCGAAAGTTCAGTCTTTGTTAGATAAATACGATTTTAATTTGGCAAATATCGAAAGTCTGGCGCCGCAGCAGATTGTTAATGCGGCCAAAGAAGTCACCGCGGAACGCCTCGCGCTAGCGCTGCTGGGCTGCACGCCTGAAATTGCCGACGGCATTTTAAACGCCTTTGAACTATCTGAGCGTGAACTCATCAAAAATCAGATGGCGGAGCTTTCTGAAGCGCCGGTACAGAAAGTGATCGAGGCGAAGAAGGATTTGCTCGCAAGGCTTAAGAAACTTAAACCGCAATCCAGCTAA
- a CDS encoding L-threonylcarbamoyladenylate synthase, with amino-acid sequence MAHSSYLRLRIDSEFPEPRMIAHAVATLERGGVIAYPTDTNYGIGCGILDKKAIDRIYKLRAIDPEHLLSFVVPDLSDIARYALIESDAYRIMKRYLPGPYTFILRATPEVPRIFQSKRNTVGIRVPNHPVTLALARTYKKPIVSSSAKVGERTLFGAQEIVEHMGYDLDLILDAGILDGSDSSVVDLSGPYPVVIREGAGDVSWIAV; translated from the coding sequence ATGGCCCATAGTTCTTATCTACGGCTCAGGATAGACTCTGAATTTCCCGAACCACGCATGATTGCTCACGCTGTCGCGACTTTGGAGCGCGGAGGCGTGATCGCTTATCCCACCGATACCAACTACGGAATAGGCTGCGGTATCCTAGATAAGAAGGCCATCGACCGCATTTATAAACTTCGTGCCATCGATCCTGAACACTTGTTGTCATTTGTGGTGCCTGACCTGTCAGATATCGCTAGATATGCGCTGATTGAAAGCGATGCTTATCGCATTATGAAGCGCTACTTGCCTGGCCCCTACACATTTATTTTGAGAGCGACGCCTGAAGTGCCACGCATATTTCAAAGTAAGCGTAACACCGTCGGCATCCGTGTTCCCAATCACCCAGTGACTTTGGCTTTGGCAAGAACGTATAAAAAGCCGATTGTTTCCAGTAGCGCCAAAGTCGGTGAACGCACGCTCTTTGGTGCGCAAGAAATCGTGGAGCACATGGGCTACGATTTGGATTTGATTTTGGATGCCGGTATTTTAGATGGCTCTGACTCTTCGGTGGTTGACCTCAGCGGTCCGTATCCTGTGGTAATCAGAGAAGGCGCAGGCGATGTTAGCTGGATTGCGGTTTAA